ACTACGATGACTCTTTATTCAACTTATAATTATTTAGATCAAAAAGAAATATTAAATACAATTAATTTTATAACTGGAAAAGAGAAATATAATGAAAGTACTTATGATAATAATTATATAAATATAGGAATAAATAGAACTCAAAAATTTAAAGAAAAATATAATATGAATTATGGATATATATTGTCTTATAAATTGAATAGTTTAGAAATTGATGGAGTTAAGAAAAAAGATATATCACATAACATAGCTGGAAATATTAGTGGGAAAACAATATGGGAAATGAATTGGAGCGTTGGGTATACATTTATATATGGAAATTCAAATATCAATTCATATGATTATATAAATAATATTATATCAACTACACTTAGTAGAGAGTTTTAGGAGGGAAATTATGAAAAAGACAATTTTAATGATATTTTATATAATGATTTTTAATATTATATTTAGTGCCTCTGAATTAGATTCTCTACTTCAAGATGATACAGAAAAATTCAAAGACTTATTAACTGAAGATACTATAAATGAAGTACCTAAAAAAGCTTTTGTATCAAAATTAAATGGGCAAGCATTTTTAAAACTGGATAATGATGATAGTTGGTATCAACTAGTTGAAAATGCAGAAATAGAAGAAAAAATGACTATTTTAACTACAGAAAAAACAACACTTTCACTTAAAATGGAAGATGGAAGCTTTGTAAATATAGGAGAAAAAACAAAAGTTTATATAGAGTCACTAAAAGGAAGACCACAAACAGAAGAAATAACAGAAACAGGGTTAAATCTATTATGGGGGAAAATATATTCAAATGTAAAGAAAAAAGTAGAAACAGGTGCAAAATACGAAGTAAAAACAGGAAGTGTAGTTGCCGGTGTTAGAGGAACAAAATTTACAGTATCGGCGGCTAAAAATGGTCGTTCTGATATTACAGTTTTTTCAGGAATTGTAAGTGTAAAAAAGATAGGTAGTGATTTAGAAATACTTGTAAACAAAAATCAAAAGGTAAAAGTAGATAGAAAAGGTAGTATAGGAGAAATAGAGCAACATCAAGAAACACCACCAGAAGAAGAAATAAACCCAGAAGAAACTATAGCAATTGTTGCTGAAAAAATAGAAGAAGTAAAAGAAACAAAAGAAGAATCTGAAGAAATAAAAACTCTAAAAGAAAAAGCAATAGAAAAAAAAGAGACTATAAAAGAAAAATCAAAAGAAGTAGTTTCAGAAGTAAAAGATGGGGTAAAAGAGGAAACAGTTAATACAAACCCAGAAGTAATATCATTAAAAAACAATTTAACTATGATTGATAATTTTGTTAATCAAACTGTAGATCAAGCAAATGCAGTAGAAATAATTAAGAAAATACAAGAAATAGAAGAAGATAAAACAAATAAATTAATAATACAGATTAAGTAAGATTAAAAAGGGGTAAAATAAATGAAAAAAGTAATTATGAGTGTCTTATTATTAATGATAGTTGGTTGTATTAATTATCAAGAAGAAAAGCCAAAAGGTGAATTAAAATTTATGATAAATTGGCCTAAAAAAGAGATAAATACAAATGTTAGTACAAATATATTACCAGAAACAAAAAAAATATCAATATATTTATTTAAATATGATGGAAATAATTATAATAATTCTATAGAAATAAAAAAGGAAATAATTAGAAATGGTGAAAGTGAATATTTAATTACAATTGATGATTTGGAAGTTGGGAATTGGTCTATTGATATGAAAGCATATAATAGTTTAGATAAAGAATTAAATTTTATATATGATGATATCGTTATAAACGAAGGGACAAATGCTTATACAGTATTTTTTGGTGGGCCTAACAACATATATGGTATTTCTTTGGATACTACGACAAATCTTAGTGATTTTACTGGAATAGAATTTGAATCTATGGGATCAAATTATAGCCATATTAATGTAGATTCTTCAACATACTCACAATATGATCATATTACTTATACATTATATGTAAGTACAAATTCAGATATGTCTAATGCTGTGCAAATATCAGAAGTAAGTTCTACTTATAGCGGAGAAATTATAAAATTCAATTATCCAATTGATTTTCCTTCATATGAGTTTACTCCAGGTCAAAAATATTATTTTAAAATTAGAGGTGAAAATACTATAGGTTATAAAGATAGCAATATATTTACTATTAGTTTTCAATAATAGTAAATATGAAAAATAGGATTAAAGCATTTTATATTAAAAAATTAAGGAGGAAAATAAATGAAAAAAATAGGGATAATATTAATATTATTTACACTTTTGGGATGTTTTAATAATAGTAATGATGTAAAAGAACAGGTGAAAAATGCTACTGATATAACAAAAGGTGATGGTGAGTTTGTATTTAATGTAAAATGGCCTAAGAAAAATATAGTACAAAATTCTAATATAATGGCAAATATACTTCCTGAAACTCAGACTATTGAAATTAATTTAAATCATGCCACTTTACAACAATCAAAATCTGTATCAATAGTTTATCCGGCTACATCAGCTAGTATTGATAATCTTTTAGCTGGACAATGGAATATCGATATTTCTGGTAAAGATAATCAAAATAATCCATTAAATGTTATATATGATTATTTAAATATTGGACCAGGAGTTAATTCTTATACTGCTATCTTTGGAGCGCCTAATATTATTTATAATACAAGTGTTGAAGGGAAAACTGTCTACCCATATGATAATAAATCAAATGTAAATGCGGGAGATATTATATATGTAGAT
This window of the Hypnocyclicus thermotrophus genome carries:
- a CDS encoding FecR family protein; the protein is MKKTILMIFYIMIFNIIFSASELDSLLQDDTEKFKDLLTEDTINEVPKKAFVSKLNGQAFLKLDNDDSWYQLVENAEIEEKMTILTTEKTTLSLKMEDGSFVNIGEKTKVYIESLKGRPQTEEITETGLNLLWGKIYSNVKKKVETGAKYEVKTGSVVAGVRGTKFTVSAAKNGRSDITVFSGIVSVKKIGSDLEILVNKNQKVKVDRKGSIGEIEQHQETPPEEEINPEETIAIVAEKIEEVKETKEESEEIKTLKEKAIEKKETIKEKSKEVVSEVKDGVKEETVNTNPEVISLKNNLTMIDNFVNQTVDQANAVEIIKKIQEIEEDKTNKLIIQIK